Below is a genomic region from Eremothecium sinecaudum strain ATCC 58844 chromosome V, complete sequence.
ATGCTCATATTTATAGCGATCATGTCGATGCATTGAGAGAACAGATAAGCAGAGTTCCGAGGAATTTTCCTAAGCTTTATATTAAAAGGCAGGTTACTGATATTGATGACTTTAAGTACGAAGACTTCGAGATTAAAGATTACAATCCACACGGGAAGATCCAAATGAAAATGAGCGTATAAAGCTCCTGTGAAATACGTAATTGATACCAATTAAATAAGACAGACTGATTATAGTGAATGCCATTACTTATTATAGACAACTGCAGAAGATTTCTTAATTTCTTGACGTTCCGCTCTTGCTTTGGCTCTGTGAGTTTTCGGTAAATTGCTGCACTTCATGTCGCTAATTAAATCGAAGACAGAGAGATCATCTTCATTCAGGCGAAAGCTGTTAATGGAACTATCCTCTAGAAAATAAGAGTTCTCATCATTGACGTTATCTGCAACAACTTTCTTGGAAAGCAATTTCTTAGTTTTTTGCACAGCAGGCTGCTTGTTAGTGATGTCTTTCAGTAACATTGGCTTTCTTATTGGCTTATCAATGGCATTCGTTTCCGCTAGATTTGATGGTATGTTATGCGCGCTTGGAGAGTTTGTTTTATCTATAATTTCTGGTTCCTGGAGTGCAATTGGTATTTTATTAATGTTTTCTTCTTGTGCTATGGAAGCTATATCTTCTTCTCCGTCTGACAAGTCTGAATCAGTCCTGGACTTTTTCAGCTTGCGGTTAGAAGGGACTTGTAATTCATGTATATCGGTAACAGTTGTAGCATCTACCAATTCGTCTGTAGGTCGTCTCATTTTGGCTCTTAACGAGGGCCACTTGTAGTCCACCGCTTTGCCACGCGTCCGCCTAGGCCTTTGTGTATCATCACTATACCCATTTTGAGGCATCACTTCGTCAACAATTTTCTTCTGGTTTGACCTGCGTGGTTTCATGGAATGCTTTATCTTTGATTGTGAAGACACTGGTATCTGTACAAAGGACGGCTGCGATGGTGATAATTTATTATGAGGTTCAGTTCCATTAATTATTTTTGTTTCTGTAGATGAACCATTACTTGAGTCATGGAAAATTTCAAGTTTTGACCTGCTGCTGTTGGTAGTATCAAGGACTTCGTCATCACATTCTTCTGGTATAAAGTACTCAATTATTGAATGCGTAAAGTTTGCTGCTTCATCTTGTTGATTTTCTTCGTTTTTGTCAGTATTATGTTCATTGTTCTCGTTAGCCTCTTCGCTGCCGTTTTCCTTCCTGTTTTCATTGTCTTCATTGTTCCTATTATTTACGTCAAgattttcttctttttgaTTGCTGTCGTTATTATTGACTGTTGCTGGTGCTCCAGTTGAAGTCGCGGAGGTATTGCCCTCCTCAGTGTCATTTCGTAGGTTGGCAGAATCTTCCTCATCTACCCCAGATGTGCCATTATCCGCCTTACTGGTTGATTCCTCGTTAGAAGTCTGGCGGTTTGCCTTATTTGGTTTAGGAGTCTCGAAGTCTTTCAGTGCATTTTCAAAACTGTCATTTGAGAAATCAAAATCGGACGCAATAAATAAAGACTCTCTTCTCgagctctttcttctcttttTTTTAAGCGGAAGAACTTCATCCGCGGTCAATTCCAGGTTTTCATCACATCTATTGGCACTGACCTCATTTTCATATGTGGGAACATTGAATTCCACAACCTTGGGTGATAAAGATCTTTTTTCACCAATTTGGGGCCGctttgaaatattttgCTTTAACAATGTCCCATTCACCTGCAGTCCCTGCTGTTCACGTAATACAACAAATAGATTCAGTACTTCTTCAAACCTTTGAAAAGCACCATCTTCTAAAACATTAAAACAGTTGTTTAATCGCTCTTTAAATCTCAGTTCCGTAACAGATAACTTGTTGCGCAGTTGGACATTTTCTTGAATTAATTCACTAATTTTCGTCTCCAGATCTGTAATTTTAATCATTAATAGTGAATTTGACTTTGCCAACTGTGCATTCTGCTGAGCGTAGTTACATCGTAGTTGCTCAAATTGTTGTTTTTGTAGATTTATCAAATCAAGGTATTCCTGATTTACATTATTCTTAGCTTTCGCAGAAGCTTTCTTAGAAGACCTCGCCATGTCAAAGTTCGAGATAAGGCCCGACTTATACTATTCTCGGTTACTTCTGCTCCAGCATATTGATGAGATATAATAATGTAAATAATGAACCGCCAGACTTTTTGTACAATCAGATCTGTTCGTTACTTGTGATGGTTGATTCTGTCATCTTTTATTTCAATCCTAAAACGGAAAGTCATATAATCGTTGACATAGATAAACTTCAAAGCGATGCAATATGGTTTAGTTTAGAGACTTAGGATGGCTGCAGAGGAAAATGAATAAAGACACACAAATGCTCTCAATTGCCCATCAAAGCAAAAAGCAGGAGCTTGCTTATTTGCAGCACATTACTAAATTGACAGATAGGCTAAAACTACAACTTGATAAGCTTTCTGAACAGATTAAACAAATGCACGATAACGCTGAATGTGTGTCTGAAATAATGAAGAATTGGGATTCGATAATTAAATCAATTTCACAGGCATCTTTATCTCTTTTACAATATACGGAGAATGACTATGAATTCGGTAGCTGGGATACAACAAATAGAGATAATTCGGAGAACGAACCTCCTCTACCTGAAACCTTAGTAAGAGTAAAAGTCACGAATGATGATCAACAATAGGTAATAAAACTAGGTTGTGTAATTATATGTTAAATTTTAATTTACAGTGATTTGGGGggttatatatatacattttaCTAGTCAATAGAGTTGGTTTCATAATTTATGACACATTTAGCACCAGACTCTACATTTGCGGAGCCTATCAATGATTGCATACGAGATTTCAGCGAGGTGCTTAAGTTTTGCAAAGCTTTAATTTCTGATTGAAAATCCTTCTTACATAACTTCTGCAACTGTGGATCTTCTAGTAATCGAATGGCACTGCTGTTGCTATCGTCTGCTCGTAAACGATCAACGTCGGGCAATTCAATACCATCAATGAAGAGCCTGTCGTTGAAAAACCTTAGTAGTGTATGATAAAAAGCTGTTTCCATGTCATTCGATTGATCATCCCATGAATCGATCAAAATACATCTCCTCCAAACCATAGAGATCAGAGAATGCTTATCATTAGGAGAAAGAGACTTTTCAAGAGCCAGCAATTTTAATGACTGGTAAAAAACATCAGGGTTCTGTATAGCAGTGTACAGGTTTATCAGTTCAGGTAAGGAAATCGATCTGTTATTGTTTACCTTTTCTTCGAGGTCACTGTAGTATTTTGAAAAGCCTTTCATAGTTTGATATCTTGGTGATATTTTTGCCtcattttttaatatatcAGCAAGCTTCTTCTGAAATTCCATTAAGTCCAGATGTGCTTGGATATTACTTAGTTTATCCAAATCTAGGTCGCCATCTTCCACAATTGCACTTAATTTTGCGATACTTAACTGAACTTGACGTTGATTGAGGTCAAATTCAGGATGTGAATTCGAAGTTGCTACCGCAGTCAAAACTTCAGAAGCCTGTTTGTATTTTCCATCGAATATATTACCAATCCATGAGACATACCCATATTCAGGGTTTTCTTCAAAGAAACGATTTAAGTAAGCACTGTACTGTTCAAACTGAAAAAACAGATCATCAATTTTCTTGTGTTCAATGGATGAAGTAAATACAGTCTTTGCAAAATCATACTCGTACTTCGAGAAGAACTGCTCATAAACTGGTTCTGCCTTCCGTTTATCGAATGTGTTTAAAGCTTCCACAAGTCCTTCTAAATCATGGTAAAAGTCAGCAATTTGGATCGCATCAGCAGAACGGTTTACCTTACATAACAATTGAATCCAAGCCAGATGATTTGAGGAGTAGAAATCAATTGCGCTTCTGTAACCTGGAGATGAGACGCTAACatttttttctttgtaGCAAATGTCTGTTTGCTTGCATAAATAGTAGAGCGTCTTAATACAATCAAGAATCTCAATACTATAGGTTTCTCGGAAGGAATCATCTTCAGTACAGAACGCAAGATGAAATAAAATACCGTTGATATTTTTTGGTATCGAATGTTGGGCAATCCATAACAAATTGTCGTTAACTTCAGTGATCGCCATGTTTAAGCTGCCGTACCTGTATTTGTTTTCGCCCTCTTGCAAACAGGCCTGATAGATTACGGCATTGACAAATCTAGCCGCGGCAGCCTTAAGCGTTATATCCTCTGATGCGCCCAAACGATCATTGAGGGATTCAAGGAATTTGCCGATTACTTGTGGGAATTTGTTCAGTTGTGTTAAAATTAATTTCTCTTCATCAATGCCTTGTGCAACCAAGGTTTTTTGCCATAGATCTGCAAATTCTGGATAGTCTTCTAAAGAAATCAACAAAGCCAAGGCACAATTCAATATTTCGTAGTTCTCAACCAGTTGAAGCTTAACCTGTGGGGAAACTTTATAAATAAAATTATACTGCGTGTAATGCAGCA
It encodes:
- the SGO1 gene encoding Sgo1p (Syntenic homolog of Ashbya gossypii ADR218W; Syntenic homolog of Saccharomyces cerevisiae YOR073W (SGO1)), with the translated sequence MARSSKKASAKAKNNVNQEYLDLINLQKQQFEQLRCNYAQQNAQLAKSNSLLMIKITDLETKISELIQENVQLRNKLSVTELRFKERLNNCFNVLEDGAFQRFEEVLNLFVVLREQQGLQVNGTLLKQNISKRPQIGEKRSLSPKVVEFNVPTYENEVSANRCDENLELTADEVLPLKKKRRKSSRRESLFIASDFDFSNDSFENALKDFETPKPNKANRQTSNEESTSKADNGTSGVDEEDSANLRNDTEEGNTSATSTGAPATVNNNDSNQKEENLDVNNRNNEDNENRKENGSEEANENNEHNTDKNEENQQDEAANFTHSIIEYFIPEECDDEVLDTTNSSRSKLEIFHDSSNGSSTETKIINGTEPHNKLSPSQPSFVQIPVSSQSKIKHSMKPRRSNQKKIVDEVMPQNGYSDDTQRPRRTRGKAVDYKWPSLRAKMRRPTDELVDATTVTDIHELQVPSNRKLKKSRTDSDLSDGEEDIASIAQEENINKIPIALQEPEIIDKTNSPSAHNIPSNLAETNAIDKPIRKPMLLKDITNKQPAVQKTKKLLSKKVVADNVNDENSYFLEDSSINSFRLNEDDLSVFDLISDMKCSNLPKTHRAKARAERQEIKKSSAVVYNK
- the DAD2 gene encoding Dad2p (Syntenic homolog of Ashbya gossypii ADR217C; Syntenic homolog of Saccharomyces cerevisiae YKR083C (DAD2)), coding for MNKDTQMLSIAHQSKKQELAYLQHITKLTDRLKLQLDKLSEQIKQMHDNAECVSEIMKNWDSIIKSISQASLSLLQYTENDYEFGSWDTTNRDNSENEPPLPETLVRVKVTNDDQQ
- the NUP133 gene encoding Nup133p (Syntenic homolog of Ashbya gossypii ADR216W; Syntenic homolog of Saccharomyces cerevisiae YKR082W (NUP133)), which gives rise to MSQPLFKLRKELSLPVSEDVSMIDELSSYAATMDSSAPDVSLTNRYSNELLLTENSKFIVTQLAPRLSLLPSELDGLNGCVDTYSGNALCNDSDNLYIWPFKSSQKRPNFIRIALHEQHETLSSPPKCCFTWPSTGDDNDQTKSAGILIINRQSGIVRFYEDVSTINSVSTLISKKREINLDLKFKQQENVVDIVNAEPSGVLVSTTFGRLLLITIRDSSGKPCLQLKSHLVKSQVGIFTSMNSFKEIVSIRPGPITGKGERLLYSITRGGEFKIWNVSATMNSYNRVDVNVYQQILDSLQELYPFAYGTLQILDSHPLPQDPSAHLILASISDSKFTYYICTTIQVEESTNSFSIFSVYRLNTYVLPSAKKPQLFIPGALNHAGDLTADTTPVYFLFEDAIVFIQISSKLDSDYQLRYRCEDIINFRKDTKIIGYGYDTKALYLINGSNAVIKIETKLENISTATNTKFIKSHLDQAVYFSQIAESPIDFNLPENIELEREAIEEDLLESATEILLSNCNYIPPKMSSLTHHLQLRVEFFTNLLHYTQYNFIYKVSPQVKLQLVENYEILNCALALLISLEDYPEFADLWQKTLVAQGIDEEKLILTQLNKFPQVIGKFLESLNDRLGASEDITLKAAAARFVNAVIYQACLQEGENKYRYGSLNMAITEVNDNLLWIAQHSIPKNINGILFHLAFCTEDDSFRETYSIEILDCIKTLYYLCKQTDICYKEKNVSVSSPGYRSAIDFYSSNHLAWIQLLCKVNRSADAIQIADFYHDLEGLVEALNTFDKRKAEPVYEQFFSKYEYDFAKTVFTSSIEHKKIDDLFFQFEQYSAYLNRFFEENPEYGYVSWIGNIFDGKYKQASEVLTAVATSNSHPEFDLNQRQVQLSIAKLSAIVEDGDLDLDKLSNIQAHLDLMEFQKKLADILKNEAKISPRYQTMKGFSKYYSDLEEKVNNNRSISLPELINLYTAIQNPDVFYQSLKLLALEKSLSPNDKHSLISMVWRRCILIDSWDDQSNDMETAFYHTLLRFFNDRLFIDGIELPDVDRLRADDSNSSAIRLLEDPQLQKLCKKDFQSEIKALQNLSTSLKSRMQSLIGSANVESGAKCVINYETNSID